In the genome of Pempheris klunzingeri isolate RE-2024b chromosome 20, fPemKlu1.hap1, whole genome shotgun sequence, the window GCTGCTACACTGGAACAACTACATATTTGTATGTGATATATCTTATGTCTTTAGTGCAGCCACATGGTACAACTATATTTTGCCATGTAATGagaagtattttcttttctactgACTGAATTCAACCGAAACTACCGTGTTCACTAAAATGTCCCACACTTTACATGATCTCTGCATGTTTCCCTCTGTAATGGCACTGATTTGTGTTATGTGCTGTGTCACTTAATCCTACAATTCTACAGAAACCAGCAGCGTCCCAGTACCTTGATGGCTTCTTCATATTCATCTGAAATAAGACAAATCAACGGTAAGTTACAAAGGTAATGACTTGTGCCCAACAAACATTTCTATATTCTGCAATTGTAGTTGTAACCTTGTCGAGGTCTTTATCCAAGTTCGGCTATTTTAAATATCTGAGTTGAGCTTGATTTAAATAATTAGACATAAGCAGACTGGTTCCCCACATGGATTCAGTGAAAAAAGTATATCTCTCACCTTGACTGTTTATGCAAATCTGAAATAAAGAGCGAGATCAGAATGAGTCAATGAACTTACgtccatgtaaaaaaaaacaccacaactCTACACACATGTAGATAAACTCCCTTACCTCCTCATTGTCCTCATCAAAGTATTTGACTTGAAAGTGGTTGATCCCAAAAGATGCTTTTATctgaaatatcatttaaaacaactgagctcatattcacagcaaacaccaTCTTCTTGCACCACAACTTTTCCCGTCACACGTGTTATGAAAACATCAATAATGGCACGTTGAGAAATACCTTCACAGCTAGCTACTGTGCAAAGCGCCTCGTAGCAGGCAAAGCACATCTCCCTTTCCCCCGGTGTTTTGAAACATGCTAGCTGGCTTAAAAATGCAAGTTATACACACGTTTTGTGGCAACCGTACCGTCTGTCCTTCAGGTGGTCTATTGTTTACGTGGCTAGGCCATGTCTGGGCCTACTTTTCACCAAACTGCGCCAGCGTTTAGCCAACACGCTCTGCTAACAGCTTACCCAGGCTTCAACGGATTCCCACTCCAATTTGTCCAAATCCTGAGCGAGAAATCTCTTCACATTCCCCCGAAAATTGACTTTAATAGTAACAGGCAGCCCCATGTCAGCCGTTTAGGAGTCTAAAATCGCTATCATTTGCGGTGACACCAGCCTATTTGATCCCTGTTGCCCTCGACTGTCTTTTCTTGTTTACATCGTCAGCTGCGTCTAGAAAAATACTGTGACGTTTCGCGCATGCGCAGTGAAAACCACCGCGTCCGTCGCATGCGAATGTCGTCATCTTTAAGCTCACAAAGTGTGGCTGACAGGTAATAAGCCACACGTTTACAAGTGAATTTAATGCTGTCGGGACAATCGCTCTTCGCCGATTTGATCACATAAGATGTCTTCACTCCTCAAGGTGGACAATGAAATTAAAACTAAGGTATGCTTCGTCTTTTGGAACCCCTCGGTTAACGTTATACGACATGTTGTTGTTGCCATTGGCTTGCTAGCATGTTAGCCACGTTTTGTAGCCTGATGTGAGAGCTCTGATAAGGCCAGGCTAATAGCAGCTAGCAGCGGCTAACCGGCTTGTTTCCCGCCTGTTACAGTACACCTGTCAAACCTGCCAACAGGTGCGGTGTCACAGTGACGTTAAGCCACGCGAGGAGTGAAGGGAAGTTTATCTTACGgcgttgtgtgtatgtgtgtaaataaCGAGTTAATGATGGACGACCACATGCACAAAAGGGCCTCAGCTACCCAGTTAGCTAACTGAACAAACTGCCGTTGACATACCTGCGTCATGTTACCCAATGTAGTAGCTTTTAACTCTTGTTCTCACTCACATTTATGTAGTCCACGGTGATAACTAAACAAACCCACTTTAAGTCAAATGAAACGTGAGCGTTTTTATTCCGCAGCCGGTCTGATCtttggatgtttgtttttttttatgtgtgtttgcaggttgaTGCTTTCAGGGAACGTATCACTTCAGAAGTAAGTATCTTTttaacatgtaaacaaacatgtaTGTACAAACCCAGCTGTCAGAACTGTGTGGGTTTCAAACAAGACTCACTTAAAAGTCTCCATTTCTTTCAGGCAGAGGACCTAGTTGCAAATTTTTTTCCAAAGAAGTTGCTGGAACTCGATCATTTCCTTAAGGTCAGTTAAATGTCCATCCAACCAAATATATGTTGCATCATTTTACATCTGAAGGTGATGAATAGATTGAATTCTATATCATGGTTTATGTAGTCTTACACACTATATATTCCAAGACCTCGGTAAAAATGGTTTGGCAGAATATCTGACATTTACGCAGTCTCACGGTATATTTCATCACGGCACCCAGACCCTAATCTTGTGAAGTTACAGAGcatcatctgtttgttttttaggaCCCAATCATAAACATCACTGAGCTGAAGGAGATACACTCTGAGATAAACCTGACGGTGCCAGACCCCATCCTGCTCTCGAACCTGCATGACGGACTAGAAGCGGTGAGGCTCCACTTTGGAGTTTAATTAAATCCTCATAATTGCAACCACTGTGTGCAGAGCAGAGGTGAGAATGTAGCCTGATCCTGTTGTGTCTGTATCgcagcaaaatgcaaaaaagcGAAAGCTCGAGGATGGAAGTGGGGAGGACTTGGGTGAGTACAAGAAATCTTTTCTtgataaacattattttaagtTCCAGGATCGAGAATAttgatttgaatgttttgatATGAGTGAACGTTTTGTTTGTCCTGCAagataaaaatgcaattaaaagaCCTTTTACAGTTAATATTACAGGGATGATTATATGACATCCCCTTTTCATGGTAACCATTTCCCTTTATTTGTTTGAAAGTTAATAATTTACTTTGCTGTCCATCTTTCACATGTCACCCAGTGACTGGCACCAAGGTCTTTGTCATGCCCGGTGGGATGATGAAGAGCAACGCAAACCTTGTTGATCTCATTGAAAAGGTCAAACCAGAGATCAGGACACTCATAGAGAAATGTAACACAGTAAGTAATGTCACATGCCTTCACTTGGACCTCACTACTAATTGACTTGACTGAGAGCGTCCCAGATGTTGcattctccttttttcttaGCAGTGTTCCTTTTCTTCTGCAGGTCAAAATGTGGGTTCAGCTGCTAATCCCCAGGATAGAGGATGGCAACAACTTCGGGGTGTCCATCCAGGAGGAGACAGTAGCTGAACTCAGAACAGTTGAAGGGGAGGCGGCATCTTACCTCGACCAGATATCAAGGTTTGTAGAAGTCCTAACCATATCGTACATAATCCACTATGAAGCTAGTAACACATCAGACTGCTTAGCTGCTacagttttttctttgtttgttttgtttacttgtCTTTTATAATTTATTAGATTGGTTCTGTTTTCTTTACCTCTAGATACTACATCACAAGGGCAAAGCTGGTTTCTAAAATAGCAAAATATCCACACGTGGTAAGTGAATATTTCTTATATATTCGAAGTGCAAAGGAGAGAATACAGCAGATATCAAAAATCTCTATAGattattctgttttcatttggagcactgatggatggatgaagccTGACAATGCTTTGGATCTTTCACCCATTTGATATTCTCAGTCTGGAGCTAACAACATAAGATATTTATTCTCTGTACGTCTACTACACTGCCACTTTAGTTACAGCTGTTCTTCCTTTGGGGGGTTTAATGTTGATCTTTCACAGGTGATATATAAACTGATCACCGAAAAACTAAACTCCCATAGATCTGACGAGTCGCTGTGCATTTTAACACCACAGCAAATAGTCTCTGAGCAGTAACTTCATTAGACATGCAACAGGAGGACAACTAGTGGATCTGTTTCCAGTGCAGCCAGACAAACTCATGTTTTAATAATTAAGTCCATCATTAATTGGCCTTTTTCCATAATGCCATAATCTGATTTCCTATAAAATGTAGGTGTTTTCCACATCACActcaaacatttttgaaaaaaatatttgctgtCAGTGCAAACATCCACATTGCAATTCCTGTGACTACGTGTAAAGTCTGGATTACATGCAGaatattaaccctttaaccGTGTGGGGTactttattaaaaagaaaacacttcattttataatttttttttttttgtgtggccCTTTGATGttcactgtgactgtgagcCAATATATTTAAGTGAAGATGTAGATTGAATATTAATGCAGaatcatttttacttttttattttccatcagGAGGACTACCGGCGCACAGTAACCGAGATTGATGAGAAGGAATACATCAGTCTGAAGATCATAGTTTCGGAGCTTCGAAATCAATATGTATGTATCATCTTCTCTTCCAACCATCCATTAATGTTTAGTTTATTCCAACATACAACTGACTAAATAATGGAAgtactttttttgtattttccacCTGATCgagttgtctttttgtttttccctgtaAAGGTAACGTTACACGACATGATCCTGAAGAACATTGAGAAGATCAAGCGGCCTCGAAGCAGTAATACCGACGCATTGTACTGATGTTCATCCAGCCATCTCAGCCTCCATCTCCCACCTCCGCCCCCGTCCCCCCTGCCATGCCCGTTGAGCTACAGTAGCCTGGCCCTAGTTCCACAGGACTACAACTAGACATTCACCTATTCCAGTTCAATCAGTACAACACAGTACAAAGA includes:
- the psme3 gene encoding proteasome activator complex subunit 3, whose amino-acid sequence is MSSLLKVDNEIKTKVDAFRERITSEAEDLVANFFPKKLLELDHFLKDPIINITELKEIHSEINLTVPDPILLSNLHDGLEAQNAKKRKLEDGSGEDLVTGTKVFVMPGGMMKSNANLVDLIEKVKPEIRTLIEKCNTVKMWVQLLIPRIEDGNNFGVSIQEETVAELRTVEGEAASYLDQISRYYITRAKLVSKIAKYPHVEDYRRTVTEIDEKEYISLKIIVSELRNQYVTLHDMILKNIEKIKRPRSSNTDALY